One window of Bacillus sp. THAF10 genomic DNA carries:
- a CDS encoding DUF2269 family protein → MKWLVLIHVLVAIIGIGPTFFGNILLRKQQTISDLRHNILLQHKLDYFPKIGGTLAVITGILLVLFGNYGSFLQIWLFGSLLLYLVIQVLVIGFISPALSELQRWLLHPENRSTTQLPSSQILLHHKIWNLYLIASFLGFIILVLMILKPS, encoded by the coding sequence TTGAAATGGCTAGTGCTTATTCATGTGTTGGTGGCAATCATTGGAATTGGTCCCACGTTTTTTGGAAATATTCTATTGCGCAAACAGCAAACCATCTCAGACCTTCGGCACAATATTCTCCTTCAACACAAACTAGATTATTTCCCAAAGATTGGTGGGACACTCGCTGTTATTACTGGCATCCTCCTTGTTCTCTTCGGAAATTATGGCTCCTTCTTGCAAATATGGCTTTTTGGTTCCTTGTTGCTGTATCTTGTGATTCAAGTCCTTGTGATTGGCTTCATTTCACCAGCCCTAAGCGAACTTCAGCGGTGGCTATTACATCCTGAAAATCGCTCTACAACTCAACTGCCTTCTTCTCAAATTTTGCTTCATCATAAAATTTGGAATTTATACTTGATTGCTTCTTTTTTAGGATTTATTATTCTTGTGCTGATGATTTTAAAACCATCATAA
- a CDS encoding nucleoside hydrolase, translating to MPQKIMLFCDPGIDDSLAIIYSLLNPELELVAVVTSYGNVRQKQATQNVAYLLELANRKGVLLIGGAKTPLSGEFSPFYPEIHGEQGLGPIRPPATIKGELLNFDAIFQVIERYGEDLVIVDVGRATSLAIAFNLGGEELVNRVKGFFLMGGAFLIPGNVTAGAEANFYGDPLAAEVVMATVKNGILYPLNVTNDAIITPEMIEQITSEHNNPYQPLMREIFDYYFKAYQKLVPGIEGGPLHDVMTLFAVTMPQAFKYVEKVVKVGQDQGNLRGVSMADFRPKPDEEGNTLTIALEFDNGAFTENFMEVMTSSLPEYE from the coding sequence ATGCCTCAAAAAATTATGTTGTTTTGTGATCCAGGAATTGATGATTCATTGGCTATTATTTACAGCTTATTAAACCCTGAACTCGAATTAGTTGCTGTTGTAACGAGCTATGGGAACGTAAGGCAAAAACAAGCAACTCAAAATGTTGCATATTTACTAGAGCTTGCTAATAGAAAAGGTGTCTTACTAATTGGAGGAGCGAAAACCCCACTTTCAGGAGAGTTTTCTCCCTTTTATCCAGAAATTCACGGCGAGCAGGGGCTAGGTCCTATTAGGCCACCTGCCACCATCAAAGGAGAGCTGCTTAACTTTGATGCCATTTTTCAAGTGATTGAAAGGTATGGTGAGGATTTAGTTATTGTAGATGTTGGCAGAGCTACTTCCTTAGCAATAGCTTTTAATCTTGGTGGAGAAGAGCTTGTTAATCGTGTGAAAGGCTTTTTCTTAATGGGGGGAGCTTTTTTAATACCTGGAAATGTAACTGCTGGAGCTGAGGCGAATTTTTACGGTGATCCCCTCGCGGCAGAAGTTGTCATGGCTACGGTTAAAAACGGAATTCTTTATCCGCTTAACGTCACCAATGATGCTATTATCACTCCTGAAATGATTGAACAAATTACTTCAGAACATAATAATCCTTATCAGCCATTAATGAGAGAAATCTTTGACTACTATTTTAAAGCTTATCAAAAATTAGTTCCAGGAATTGAAGGGGGTCCTCTTCATGACGTTATGACGCTGTTTGCAGTAACGATGCCTCAGGCTTTTAAATATGTGGAAAAAGTTGTGAAGGTTGGTCAGGATCAAGGCAATCTTCGTGGGGTAAGCATGGCTGACTTTAGGCCAAAGCCTGATGAAGAGGGTAATACGCTCACGATTGCACTTGAATTTGACAACGGTGCGTTCACCGAAAACTTTATGGAAGTAATGACTTCTTCTCTCCCGGAATATGAATAG
- a CDS encoding SDR family oxidoreductase gives MELNLKGKTALVLASSQGLGKAIAESFVKEGMNVVLASRNEEKLQKFQDELTMKHHGHVTYITTDITKPEDIKQAVKHTIDIFGQLDVLINNAGGPPAGSFEQITDEQWQSAFELNLLSYIRMIREALPHLKKNGGKIINIASSSIKEPIAGLLLSNTFRTGIVGLTKTLAGELASDNILINTVAPGRIATDRVAFLDEVNAGKQGITKEEMEKKVKSGIPLGRYGEPEEFAKVVTFLVSDANSYMTGSSFLVDGGMVKSI, from the coding sequence GTGGAATTGAACTTAAAAGGAAAAACAGCACTCGTGTTAGCTTCAAGTCAAGGACTCGGGAAAGCAATCGCAGAATCCTTCGTAAAAGAAGGAATGAACGTCGTCCTTGCAAGCAGAAATGAGGAGAAACTTCAAAAGTTTCAAGATGAGTTAACCATGAAGCACCATGGTCATGTTACTTACATAACAACCGATATTACAAAGCCTGAGGATATCAAACAGGCAGTCAAGCATACGATCGATATTTTCGGGCAGCTTGATGTGCTTATTAATAATGCAGGTGGTCCACCAGCAGGCAGCTTTGAACAAATTACCGATGAACAGTGGCAGTCCGCTTTTGAACTGAATCTGTTAAGTTACATTCGCATGATCCGCGAAGCTCTTCCACATCTGAAAAAGAATGGTGGAAAAATCATTAATATTGCTTCCTCCTCCATTAAAGAGCCGATTGCTGGACTCCTTTTATCTAATACGTTTCGGACGGGAATTGTTGGTTTGACAAAAACACTTGCCGGTGAGCTTGCAAGTGACAACATCCTGATTAATACCGTCGCACCAGGTCGTATTGCTACCGACCGAGTTGCCTTTTTAGATGAAGTTAATGCTGGAAAACAAGGAATTACAAAGGAAGAAATGGAGAAAAAGGTGAAATCAGGTATTCCGCTAGGCCGCTACGGTGAGCCGGAGGAGTTTGCAAAGGTTGTGACGTTTTTAGTTTCTGATGCAAATAGCTATATGACAGGAAGCTCGTTTCTTGTAGATGGCGGAATGGTTAAATCAATTTAA
- the hutP gene encoding hut operon transcriptional regulator HutP, with protein sequence MVLAVDRRIGKHAILLAMMEQEDEGISIPSQWNSCLGKVGSMDSQKVVAAIETAAKREGIIKSDGYRETHALYHAIMDALSGVTRGQVQLGPVMRTVGLRFAVVRGNPYEDMEEGDWIAVALYGTIGAPVRGSEHETIGLGINHI encoded by the coding sequence ATGGTATTAGCAGTGGATAGAAGAATAGGGAAGCATGCCATCTTACTTGCTATGATGGAGCAGGAAGATGAGGGTATTAGCATCCCATCTCAATGGAATAGTTGTCTTGGAAAAGTAGGTTCCATGGATTCTCAGAAGGTAGTTGCAGCGATTGAAACGGCAGCCAAACGAGAAGGAATTATTAAATCTGACGGCTATCGTGAAACACATGCGCTATATCACGCGATAATGGATGCCCTTAGCGGTGTCACAAGGGGGCAAGTGCAATTAGGTCCTGTCATGAGAACCGTAGGCCTGCGCTTTGCCGTTGTCAGAGGAAATCCATATGAGGATATGGAAGAAGGCGATTGGATTGCTGTTGCATTGTACGGCACAATTGGCGCTCCTGTTAGAGGCTCCGAGCACGAAACCATCGGCCTTGGCATCAATCATATTTAA
- a CDS encoding ABC transporter ATP-binding protein, whose product MIKFENVAKKYGKSIALKNETITFEKGKIIGLLGPNGSGKSTSLKLMAGLVLPDKGKVIIDGDKVDRQIARKVAYLTEQDVFYDAFTVWDMMKFYQSQFADFQMEKAEKLLAFMKLDKRKKIKNLSKGNRGRLKLVLALSRNAEYILLDEPFSGLDPMVRVSIVKGLLHYVEFGKQTLIIATHEIAEIESLLDEVVVLKNGEFVAKQNVEEIRANNGLSVKEWMVSNFDE is encoded by the coding sequence ATGATTAAATTTGAAAATGTTGCTAAGAAGTATGGCAAATCTATCGCACTAAAAAACGAAACCATTACCTTTGAAAAAGGGAAAATTATTGGTCTATTAGGTCCAAATGGAAGCGGGAAATCTACGAGCCTGAAATTAATGGCTGGACTTGTTTTACCAGATAAAGGAAAAGTTATTATTGATGGTGATAAAGTGGACCGACAAATTGCGAGAAAGGTAGCTTACTTAACAGAACAGGATGTGTTCTATGATGCATTTACTGTTTGGGATATGATGAAGTTCTATCAATCTCAATTTGCAGATTTTCAAATGGAAAAGGCTGAAAAGTTATTGGCTTTTATGAAACTTGATAAAAGAAAGAAAATAAAAAACCTTTCAAAAGGGAACAGAGGAAGACTCAAGCTAGTTCTGGCACTTTCTCGAAATGCTGAATATATATTGCTAGATGAACCTTTTTCTGGACTCGATCCGATGGTTAGAGTTTCCATTGTGAAAGGCCTTTTACACTATGTGGAGTTTGGTAAACAAACCCTCATCATTGCTACTCATGAAATTGCTGAAATTGAATCCCTACTTGATGAAGTTGTTGTGTTAAAAAATGGAGAATTTGTTGCTAAGCAAAATGTTGAAGAAATTAGAGCGAATAATGGACTGTCTGTGAAGGAATGGATGGTTTCAAATTTTGATGAATAG
- a CDS encoding alpha/beta fold hydrolase codes for MGYITTHDNVKIFYRLVGSGSTTLLFIHPPGMGHITFKQQLPLSRNFRLLYIDLRGNGRSERNDTPISFHLLCNDIAEVCKTLQIENVIACGYSNGSSIALETALTHPHLIKGLVLAGAFPKVNSFTLYMEFLLGILTSKMNGISLIAKSISHAHAYTKGFEKEMENYFLMTNSQTLHEMYQEGLRYDCTARLHKISAPIQLVYGQNDHYVHHYINEFLAYLPQSKITFIGGAKHHLPTKHFNEFNTIISDFALKVKSLD; via the coding sequence ATGGGATATATAACAACACATGATAATGTAAAAATTTTTTATCGTCTAGTAGGGTCAGGATCGACAACACTTTTATTTATTCACCCACCAGGTATGGGTCATATCACCTTCAAGCAGCAATTACCATTATCACGAAATTTTCGATTATTATACATAGATCTTAGAGGGAATGGACGAAGTGAACGAAACGATACTCCAATCTCCTTTCATTTATTGTGCAATGATATTGCGGAAGTTTGTAAAACGCTTCAAATTGAAAATGTAATTGCATGTGGATATTCAAATGGAAGCTCGATTGCATTAGAAACGGCTCTTACTCATCCACACTTGATTAAAGGATTGGTATTAGCAGGCGCATTTCCAAAAGTAAATTCCTTCACTTTATATATGGAGTTTTTATTAGGAATTTTAACTTCAAAAATGAATGGCATATCCCTTATTGCAAAGTCTATCAGCCATGCTCATGCATATACTAAAGGATTTGAGAAAGAAATGGAAAACTATTTTTTAATGACCAATTCTCAAACACTGCACGAGATGTATCAGGAAGGTTTAAGGTATGACTGCACTGCTAGATTACATAAAATATCTGCACCAATTCAACTAGTATACGGACAAAACGACCACTATGTTCATCACTATATAAATGAGTTTTTAGCTTATTTACCTCAGTCAAAAATTACGTTTATTGGAGGAGCGAAGCATCATTTACCAACAAAACATTTCAATGAATTTAATACCATCATTTCCGACTTTGCCTTAAAGGTCAAAAGTTTAGATTAG
- a CDS encoding GntR family transcriptional regulator produces the protein MTAKYDTDKPIYLQIIERIRREIVRGDLKLGDKLPSVREMAIISEVNPNTIQRTYSEMERMEIVETKRGQGTFVTENQEILVQLKKDVESKLVESFVQNMREIGATETDMVASVQKFLLKGESKND, from the coding sequence ATGACAGCAAAATACGATACAGATAAACCCATCTACCTTCAAATAATTGAACGAATAAGGAGAGAAATTGTTAGAGGAGACTTAAAGCTTGGTGATAAGCTTCCTTCTGTTAGAGAAATGGCCATTATTTCGGAAGTAAATCCAAACACGATTCAACGAACATATAGCGAAATGGAAAGAATGGAGATCGTGGAAACAAAACGAGGGCAGGGGACATTTGTGACAGAAAATCAGGAGATATTAGTTCAGTTAAAAAAGGATGTTGAGTCGAAATTAGTGGAAAGCTTTGTGCAAAATATGAGAGAAATAGGTGCAACGGAGACAGATATGGTAGCAAGTGTGCAGAAATTCTTGTTAAAAGGGGAGAGCAAGAATGATTAA
- a CDS encoding aspartyl-phosphate phosphatase Spo0E family protein, whose protein sequence is MKIQEFELEQKRIQMVKSAFKTGLTSEETVKLSQELDEMLNVLIPPNKKQSHNHLLKSTLKK, encoded by the coding sequence ATGAAAATTCAGGAGTTTGAATTAGAACAAAAACGGATTCAAATGGTGAAATCCGCTTTTAAAACAGGATTAACTTCTGAAGAAACTGTTAAGCTCAGTCAGGAGCTTGATGAAATGTTGAATGTCTTGATTCCCCCAAATAAAAAACAAAGCCATAACCACCTATTAAAATCCACTCTTAAAAAATAA
- a CDS encoding manganese catalase family protein, translated as MYTRSNRLLIHLPKPKNPDPNGAAAVQELLGGKFGEMSTLNNYMFQSNNFRNKRKLKPFYDLVASITAEELGHVELVTTTINLMLEGVTYPAPPDDTPLGHTKDFRNSYHYIVNAQTALAGDSMGRAWTGDNVFNSGNLVLDLLHNFFLECGARTHKMRVYQMTDNPVAREMIGYLLVRGGVHVVAYAKALEIATGVDITKLVPIPSLENRAFETTRKFEAEGVHRKLYTFSPNDFKDVAMIWKGSHPEDGGKLEVIQGSPPGAPVPDLENLPEEFAPGISQEEFMEIAKRLQRSAGM; from the coding sequence GTGTATACAAGATCAAATCGGTTATTAATTCATTTGCCCAAACCAAAAAATCCAGACCCAAATGGAGCAGCAGCTGTTCAAGAGCTGTTAGGCGGGAAGTTTGGAGAAATGTCTACATTAAACAATTATATGTTTCAATCAAACAATTTCCGAAACAAACGAAAATTAAAGCCTTTTTATGATTTAGTTGCTAGCATAACGGCAGAGGAATTAGGACATGTGGAATTAGTCACAACCACCATCAACCTTATGCTAGAGGGAGTAACTTATCCAGCCCCACCAGATGATACACCACTTGGCCATACGAAGGATTTTCGAAATAGCTATCATTATATTGTTAATGCACAAACGGCACTTGCTGGAGACTCCATGGGGAGAGCGTGGACAGGGGATAATGTATTTAATAGTGGAAATCTTGTGCTTGATTTGCTTCATAACTTCTTCCTCGAATGTGGAGCAAGAACACATAAGATGAGAGTGTATCAAATGACGGATAATCCTGTAGCTAGAGAAATGATTGGTTATTTACTCGTTCGTGGAGGAGTTCACGTAGTGGCATATGCAAAAGCGTTAGAAATTGCTACAGGAGTGGATATAACGAAGCTTGTTCCAATACCTAGCTTAGAGAATAGAGCATTTGAAACGACAAGAAAATTTGAAGCAGAAGGCGTCCATAGAAAGCTTTATACGTTTAGTCCAAATGATTTTAAAGATGTCGCGATGATATGGAAAGGTAGCCATCCGGAAGATGGAGGGAAACTCGAGGTTATCCAAGGCTCTCCACCTGGTGCACCTGTTCCTGACCTTGAAAACCTGCCAGAAGAATTTGCACCAGGCATCTCACAAGAAGAGTTTATGGAGATTGCGAAAAGACTTCAAAGATCTGCAGGTATGTAA
- a CDS encoding TIGR04104 family putative zinc finger protein, with product MSFHQCPNCKENVHYKTKLFSVFFGYRPISCKRCETVYEVDEKFRFILSLYTVMIPIILVYSFSAVAGIHNRWVQVISVLLLATIGVLYSATKVRYHKAKHQSLNK from the coding sequence ATGTCATTTCATCAATGTCCAAACTGTAAAGAAAATGTCCATTATAAAACCAAGCTTTTTTCCGTGTTTTTTGGCTATCGTCCGATTAGCTGCAAGAGATGTGAAACGGTTTATGAGGTCGATGAAAAGTTTCGATTTATCCTTTCTTTGTATACAGTGATGATTCCCATTATTCTTGTGTACTCCTTCAGTGCTGTTGCTGGAATTCATAATAGGTGGGTACAGGTAATATCTGTGTTGCTATTAGCAACAATAGGCGTTTTATATTCTGCAACGAAAGTGCGGTATCATAAAGCAAAGCATCAATCGTTAAATAAATAA
- a CDS encoding zf-HC2 domain-containing protein, whose translation METKIMKDVISGKIDAYHHFIDEYKNPIFQLTLRLIQHEEMAKKYTKDILVKVYQQLPYIEGNISFLILEMVLAEVPAKTQVDDPWLRALKPREEVLERELRVLPDGRKRAFILSYLNVGLSEADKANLCKMELIEYQEAIKLAKNSIRKYLHETIPKPLENCYELWQLQDYKDEKLSKDKRQEMIDHLEFCPPCRDVIKALESEEKIMNDLIHLPALNNDFNEEVMKGLTPYSAKKTAHRTWKFQLLIVGALIFIFGITFPLVQTIKPYTKLVGNYLAHGSFYNVWDEGSYAVTDNEITVDITSIEVDPIHMVITYKVDSDNKELMSRNGLDTVFVEAVDEDGKKHSMEYSPNYLEQMNQQGLHEETELYEQNRERKLYVKPLNSGSLPPEFTLHVKFRNVNGWAGVWNIKVPLQYKKGMGKTELVTVNETVVIDDKIEVEILTFEKGKYGSKIVYDMRLKEEEVSRIDRKLKQTDAHYEKAFLDSFHRITGGLTLVNNQNEYLVPIPYPSYSAFNKKSPYEMIFSTLTADRDYSEYKGEDSPDSTYSTEIRYLQYMEPGFHSFTVPLKEVENEPFEIDLGGYKTETLTVNRNEYGWLDVILSGRKTQYNLTRDFYWEYHDDTGTRIYPEDKARYDDNGVEENVTFFNLSLVPQGPPSSSLFIQSGIILNNYIFKENEHRIPLN comes from the coding sequence ATGGAAACAAAAATAATGAAAGATGTGATAAGTGGAAAAATCGACGCTTATCATCATTTCATAGACGAGTACAAGAATCCTATCTTTCAACTCACACTAAGGTTGATTCAACATGAAGAGATGGCAAAAAAGTACACAAAAGACATTCTAGTGAAAGTTTATCAACAGCTTCCATATATAGAAGGGAATATTTCCTTCTTGATATTGGAAATGGTTCTTGCTGAAGTACCTGCTAAGACGCAAGTAGACGACCCGTGGCTCCGCGCACTTAAGCCACGTGAAGAAGTGCTTGAAAGAGAGTTACGTGTGCTTCCAGATGGAAGAAAGAGAGCATTCATCCTCTCGTATTTAAATGTGGGGTTGTCTGAAGCAGATAAAGCTAATCTGTGTAAGATGGAGCTAATAGAATACCAAGAAGCTATCAAGCTAGCAAAAAATAGCATAAGGAAGTATCTGCACGAAACCATCCCAAAACCATTAGAAAATTGCTATGAACTGTGGCAGCTTCAAGACTATAAGGATGAAAAGCTATCTAAAGATAAGCGGCAAGAGATGATCGATCACCTGGAATTCTGTCCTCCTTGCAGGGATGTAATAAAAGCGTTAGAAAGTGAAGAAAAAATAATGAACGACTTGATTCATTTGCCGGCTTTAAACAACGACTTCAATGAAGAGGTTATGAAAGGTCTGACTCCGTATTCAGCGAAAAAAACAGCACACCGTACATGGAAATTTCAGCTCCTCATTGTTGGAGCATTGATATTCATATTTGGCATTACTTTTCCGCTTGTACAAACGATTAAACCATATACAAAATTGGTTGGGAACTATCTTGCACACGGAAGCTTTTATAATGTATGGGATGAAGGGTCCTATGCTGTTACCGACAATGAGATCACCGTGGACATTACAAGTATAGAAGTTGACCCTATTCATATGGTAATCACTTATAAGGTGGATAGTGATAACAAGGAGTTAATGAGTAGAAATGGATTGGACACTGTGTTTGTAGAAGCAGTAGATGAGGACGGGAAAAAGCATTCTATGGAGTACTCCCCAAATTATTTGGAGCAGATGAATCAACAGGGATTACATGAAGAAACCGAACTCTATGAACAGAATAGAGAAAGGAAGCTTTACGTAAAACCGCTGAACAGCGGGTCACTGCCACCTGAGTTTACCCTCCATGTGAAATTTAGAAACGTAAATGGCTGGGCTGGTGTCTGGAATATAAAGGTGCCCCTTCAGTATAAAAAAGGCATGGGGAAAACAGAGCTAGTTACCGTGAATGAAACAGTGGTTATAGATGACAAGATTGAAGTCGAAATCCTCACCTTTGAAAAAGGGAAGTATGGCAGTAAAATCGTCTATGATATGCGCTTGAAAGAGGAAGAAGTTAGTAGGATTGATCGAAAGCTGAAACAAACCGATGCTCACTACGAAAAAGCCTTTTTAGATAGCTTCCATCGTATCACAGGTGGACTCACACTCGTAAATAATCAAAACGAATACCTTGTCCCTATTCCATATCCTTCATATAGTGCTTTTAATAAGAAAAGCCCATATGAAATGATTTTTTCCACTCTTACAGCAGATAGGGATTACTCTGAATACAAGGGTGAGGATTCACCAGACTCAACTTATTCAACAGAGATTCGTTATTTGCAGTATATGGAACCTGGCTTTCATTCCTTTACTGTTCCATTAAAGGAAGTGGAAAATGAACCGTTTGAAATAGACCTTGGTGGCTACAAGACGGAGACATTAACTGTTAATAGAAATGAATATGGCTGGTTGGATGTTATCCTTTCTGGGAGAAAAACACAATATAATTTAACAAGGGACTTTTATTGGGAATACCATGATGACACTGGTACAAGAATTTATCCAGAAGACAAGGCAAGGTATGATGATAATGGTGTGGAGGAAAATGTCACTTTTTTTAACTTGAGCTTAGTTCCTCAAGGTCCACCATCATCCTCCTTGTTCATCCAGTCCGGTATCATCCTAAATAATTATATTTTCAAAGAGAACGAGCATCGCATTCCATTAAACTAA
- a CDS encoding sigma-70 family RNA polymerase sigma factor, whose protein sequence is MKDEAAIIQEILSGRKERYQEIIDQYKNRLFSVSYYITGEKEKAESIVSSFFQKIYAALPQYNDTVLFSDWLYQQYISEGIPSDFHVSKYADHSSFHNPRLIEIEEGILELPLQEKSILLYFRILELTPQQISRTSNLEIEEMEAYYSKAMETIRNKKNPLENRISEGGECHLLTELNQYKEKQLGENETVKLEEHLEFCPHCRNLLAGLQREEDLLDEVLFNPTIKEDFSQEILAHLPAFKPKKPKHKTWKYQLRTLGMIGAVVFAISLIYPNIESFSATVKTYLEHGTIYNVWAEGTYAVTDKELTFEVTKIDVDPLHMLLYYDVKREGKSVTINQYEDFDFYSYYPIKIVDEQGKEYPIQLGHPEYLNHGQVAKEVKENYQPYIIIHPKEQENLPDRFFIKVELSKLKGQYGNWDVDIPIHYDKIESSLVKVDLNEKLSFKDKLELELLDITYGKHGAKFRYQVTQTEEEKKRINAYLKEHGQEHRLEEFTTNHHVGIAVMTEDKKHLVPFFFMNEIYDYDQTKPIEMHVSTYYMDQDYHEVKGELDSLNGKLYAEIFGSHYSEPALFSIEVPFEETESTSINQWINGIELIDYQIKQMEENENKYELIIRGNTHDSGENLREIGWQFEDQQGEYLPMEGWYHYEESSKQGVKKLFHGEILTNRDNLETLKIRVDSVYTQFNEHAGRRFPLFIDTKTGDNE, encoded by the coding sequence TTGAAGGATGAAGCAGCAATAATTCAAGAAATACTTTCGGGCAGAAAGGAAAGATATCAAGAAATTATTGATCAATATAAAAATAGGTTATTTTCTGTTTCTTATTACATCACTGGCGAGAAAGAGAAGGCAGAAAGTATTGTTTCCTCATTTTTTCAGAAGATATATGCAGCACTTCCTCAATACAATGATACCGTTCTTTTTTCTGATTGGTTATACCAGCAATATATCTCTGAAGGGATACCTTCGGATTTTCATGTCAGTAAATATGCTGATCACTCTTCCTTTCATAATCCCCGTCTTATTGAAATAGAAGAAGGTATCCTCGAATTGCCATTACAAGAAAAGAGTATTCTACTCTACTTCAGAATACTGGAATTAACTCCACAGCAAATTTCTAGGACAAGCAACCTTGAGATAGAGGAAATGGAAGCTTATTACAGCAAAGCCATGGAAACGATCAGAAATAAGAAGAATCCTTTAGAGAATAGAATTTCTGAAGGTGGGGAATGTCACTTGCTGACTGAATTAAACCAATACAAAGAAAAACAACTCGGAGAAAACGAAACGGTAAAGCTAGAAGAACACTTAGAATTTTGTCCACATTGCAGAAATCTCTTAGCAGGGTTGCAAAGAGAAGAGGATTTATTAGATGAAGTCCTTTTCAATCCAACAATAAAGGAAGACTTTAGCCAAGAAATCCTTGCTCATCTTCCAGCTTTCAAACCAAAAAAACCAAAACATAAAACATGGAAGTACCAGCTGCGGACATTAGGTATGATTGGTGCAGTCGTTTTTGCCATTAGTTTGATCTACCCAAATATTGAGTCGTTTTCTGCAACCGTAAAAACCTACTTAGAGCATGGAACCATCTATAATGTTTGGGCGGAGGGGACGTATGCTGTCACCGATAAAGAACTTACGTTTGAAGTGACAAAAATAGACGTTGATCCCCTGCATATGCTCCTTTATTATGATGTGAAACGGGAAGGAAAGAGTGTAACAATCAATCAATATGAGGACTTTGATTTTTACTCGTATTACCCAATAAAAATTGTAGATGAACAAGGAAAGGAATACCCTATTCAATTAGGACATCCTGAATATTTGAACCATGGACAGGTTGCCAAGGAAGTAAAGGAAAATTATCAACCATATATTATCATCCATCCAAAAGAACAGGAGAATTTACCAGATCGGTTTTTTATCAAAGTTGAACTTTCAAAGCTCAAGGGGCAATATGGGAATTGGGATGTGGACATTCCCATTCACTACGATAAGATAGAGAGCTCTCTTGTAAAAGTCGATTTAAATGAAAAGCTATCTTTTAAAGACAAGCTGGAACTTGAATTGCTTGATATTACCTATGGAAAACACGGTGCGAAATTTCGCTATCAGGTGACGCAAACGGAAGAAGAGAAGAAAAGAATCAATGCTTATTTAAAAGAGCATGGCCAAGAGCATAGGCTGGAAGAGTTTACGACAAATCACCATGTAGGCATAGCTGTCATGACAGAAGATAAAAAACACTTAGTGCCCTTTTTCTTTATGAATGAGATATACGACTATGACCAAACTAAACCAATAGAAATGCACGTGTCCACCTACTATATGGATCAAGATTACCATGAAGTAAAAGGAGAGTTAGATAGTTTAAATGGAAAGCTTTATGCTGAAATATTCGGAAGTCATTATAGCGAACCTGCTTTATTCTCTATAGAAGTACCATTTGAAGAAACGGAAAGCACCAGCATAAATCAATGGATTAATGGAATTGAGCTCATAGATTATCAAATTAAACAAATGGAAGAAAACGAAAATAAATATGAGCTTATTATTCGTGGGAATACGCATGACTCTGGTGAGAATCTACGTGAAATTGGTTGGCAATTTGAAGATCAACAAGGAGAGTATCTACCAATGGAAGGTTGGTATCATTACGAAGAATCGAGTAAACAAGGAGTGAAAAAATTATTTCATGGCGAGATTTTAACTAATCGAGATAATCTTGAAACGTTAAAAATCAGGGTTGATTCTGTTTACACTCAATTCAATGAACATGCTGGGAGAAGGTTTCCGCTCTTTATAGATACGAAAACGGGAGATAACGAGTGA
- a CDS encoding YjcZ family sporulation protein, whose product MTREAGCGSGFTLFIILFILLIIIGSAYIC is encoded by the coding sequence ATGACTAGAGAAGCAGGCTGTGGTTCGGGATTTACTCTTTTCATCATATTATTTATTCTTTTAATCATTATTGGATCAGCATATATTTGTTAA